A window of Fibrobacter sp. UWR4 genomic DNA:
GATGCTCTTTCCGTCCGCTGCATTAAGTTGAAATAAATTTTTACATCAATAACAAAAATCCAAGATAATCAACATGTCTAAGAAATCTTCCCAAAAAAACTCGCAGAGAAATTTCAATATTGAACACCTTGAACCGCGCCTGATGATGGATGGA
This region includes:
- a CDS encoding LEPR-XLL domain-containing protein, whose amino-acid sequence is MSKKSSQKNSQRNFNIEHLEPRLMMDGNLSMANLSRQVNLFNLPRNIL